A genomic segment from Oncorhynchus clarkii lewisi isolate Uvic-CL-2024 chromosome 12, UVic_Ocla_1.0, whole genome shotgun sequence encodes:
- the LOC139421899 gene encoding protein regulator of cytokinesis 1-like produces the protein MSSRRSEALAFSLVTGINHAMAKLVDIWDSMGIMEEQRVERMETVKKHIEGLLNDMITEEEALKHRIRTNIITFEKQLDTLCLEMSMDPYKFEEGLTVLQIEKNLRLRVEVLTKEKVDRLKELHGLQQQDKELCLELCVTPYYVPTGSIPSRTQLQEFREHLKTLSEEKKSRAKVFSGLREDIRKLMEDMGQKPETSLEKESVCHGEEIFLLTHENIKALQLLLSQMKVKKESLMNTLAELKERAMCLWNRLEALEQDRTAFQESVQGTLTDQITQWQGEVDRLTVLQKAMLEDVIDKVRQELVALWDKCNQGTEQREPFNAHICDDDFTEELLALHDAELLKVKNYYDQAKPLLEVLQKWEKYWALFQDFEKKANDPNRFSNRGGALLKDAKEKVKVQKMLPKLEEELRTGVESWEKDQGTAFLVQGQRVMTYISTQWEEHKQLRGKEKSERATTSKKGEMTTLFKTPTKRAHGGMNTLTPNKIRKTPTQPIMVRSYSCNSSSTFISVPSSKPPLSQIQMQKTKSLERSNSSSSQRTPLQEYNGTEEKKPVDISYSDFTGDLSKKTNDAIFNSTAKDLF, from the exons TGAAGCCCTGGCTTTCTCTCTAGTGACGGGTATAAACCATGCCATGGCCAAGCTGGTGGACATCTGGGACAGCATGGGCATCATGGAGGAGCAGAGGGTAGAGCGGATGGAGACGGTGAAGAAACACATTGAG GGCCTTTTGAATGACATGATCACTGAGGAAGAAGCTTTGAAGCACCGCATCCGAACCAATATCATCACTTTTGAAAAACAGTTGGATACCTTGTGTCTGGAAATGTCAATGGATCCATACAAA TTTGAGGAGGGCCTGACAGTCCTCCAGATCGAGAAGAACCTGCGTCTGCGTGTGGAGGTTCTGACCAAGGAGAAGGTGGACCGTTTGAAGGAGTTACACGGACTGCAGCAGCAGGATAAGGAACTGTGCTTGGAGCTGTGCGTCACTCCCTATTATGTTCCCACAGGCAGCATACCCTCACGCACTCAGTTGCAGGAGTTCCGGGAGCACCTCAAGACCCTCAGTGAAGAAAAG AAGAGTCGTGCAAAGGTGTTTTCAGGGCTGCGTGAGGACATCAGGAAGCTCATGGAGGACATGGGTCAGAAACCAGAAACCAGTCTGGAGAAAGAGTCGGTGTGTCATGGCGAGGAGATATTCCTGCTCACGCATGAAAACATCAAAGCCCTTCAACTGCTGTTGTCCCAG ATGAAGGTTAAGAAGGAATCCCTGATGAATACTCTGGCTGAGCTGAAAGAACGAGCTATGTGCCTGTGGAATCGTCTGGAAGCGCTGGAGCAAGACCGCACTGCGTTCCAGGAGAGTGTGCAGGGTACCCTTACTGACCAAATCACACAG TGGCAGGGGGAGGTTGATCGTCTGACAGTCCTGCAGAAAGCCATGTTGGAGGATGTGATTGACAAGGTCCGACAGGAACTAGTGGCTCTCTGGGACAAGTGCAACCAGGGCACTGAGCAGCGTGAACCCTTCAACGCCCACATCTGTGACG ATGACTTCACAGAGGAATTGTTGGCACTGCATGATGCTGAGCTATTGAAGGTGAAGAATTACTATGACCAGGCTAAACCCTTACTGGAGGTTCTGCAGAAATGGGAGAAGTACTGGGCCCTCTTCCAGGACTTTGAG AAAAAGGCCAACGATCCAAACCGCTTCTCCAACAGAGGAGGAGCCCTTCTCAAAGATGCCAAAGAGAAGGTCAAAGTTCAGAAGATGTTGCCAAAG TTGGAGGAAGAGCTGAGGACTGGTGTTGAGAGCTGGGAGAAGGACCAGGGTACTGCCTTCCTGGTCCAGGGCCAGAGAGTCATGACCTACATCTCCACCCAATGGGAGGAGCACAAACAGCTGAGGGGCAAGGAGAAGAGTGAACGTGCCACT ACATCAAAGAAGGGGGAAATGACAACTCTCTTCAAAACTCCCACGAAGAGGGCCCATGGCGGGATGAACACCCTCACCCCCAACAAGATCAGGAAG ACTCCTACACAGCCTATCATGGTGCGCTCCTACAGCTGCAACTCATCCAGCACCTTCATCAGTGTGCCTAGCAGCaagcctcctctctcccagattcagatgcag AAAACCAAGTCCCTTGAGAGaagcaacagcagcagtagtcAGAGAACACCCCTGCAGGAGTACAACGGTACAGAGGAGAAAAAACCTGTTGACATCAGCTACTCTGACTTCACT GGTGACCTGTCCAAAAAGACAAATGATGCCATTTTCAATTcgacagcaaaggaccttttcTGA